The genomic stretch GGGATCCGGCGGGAAGAGCACTCGGCATTCGGTTCCGAAAATCTCCCCTTCTTCGGCCTGATTGTTAACCCGTGGCCAAACACGGCATTGAAGATTAACCACGGCAAGCATTTCCTGGCCCCCACGCCTAATGATTTATACTGGCCGGAAGATCCCTACACAAAGGGGAACCCGGATCTGAAACCGGAAACGGGTTGGCACAGTGACATCACGTTGGAACAATCCTCTCTTAATGACAAAATATTCGCCACTCTTTCTTATTTTCACTGGGACGTGAACGATAAAATCCAGTGGGAACCCGATTCACAGGGGATATTCAGTCCCGTTAACCTGGCGGATTACAAGGCCCAGGGCGTTGAAGCGGGGATTAAAATCGGCCCTTGTTACAATCTGACCCTGGGGCTGAGCTACACCTGGCTGGATGCAGACGAAAAAAATCGCGCCTATACCCGGCAGGATTACGTGTGGCCACCCTTTTCTCCCCCGGATTTTCAATATGTGATGGTTAAAAGAAGGGCGGCCTATACGCCGGAGGCGTTGTTCAAGGGTGATCTGACCTATAAAAACGGATTTGGCCTGACAGCGACGGCGACAATCCGATATGTGAGTGATCGGCTGGTTTATCGCACGGAAACAACGGTTTATCCGGACACCCGAACTGTCATTTATACGCTCGATTCCTACTGGACGATGGATCTGAAAGCCGAACAACGGTTTCACGGTCGTTATGTTTTCTCTCTCGCCGTCACAAACCTGGCTAACGTCGATTACGACACCCACATGGGGAGCTTCACGGACCAGAACACCTGGGAAACATCCTGGTGCAGATATCCCGGAATGGGCCGATCGGTGTTTGCCGGGTTGAGTTACGAATTTTAAGAAAGATCCGGGCGGGTGATGGGGAAAACGCCTCCTGGCAAACCAGGGAATATCTTGCGACGAGGCCTTTTCAAATGTTTTTCGCCTGTCAAAATAATGACGACACCGAACTTACAGGGAAGATGGACGTGCGGATCATAGAGGGTCTGTTTTTTACGGGTGCGGCTCACCCCCAAAAACCCCGGGGCATTGGCCTCGTGTTTCACGCCGTTTTGTTTTCTTTGCTGCTGCATCTGCTGACCTTGGGCATGCTGTATGTGGTGGTGAAAACCCCTTTGGTCTCGATGGGGAATGAACCGACACAGGGAATTATCCAGATAACCCTATCGCCTCCGGGTAAAAGCATCGGTCTAAGCCAGGTTGTCCCCCCCTCTGTATCGGCGGTAGAGGGGGAAAACACTTTTTTCACACGGGCAGAAAAATCAGAAACGTCGGCGGTAAAGGACACAACGCGTATGGGATCGCCGCCGGATGCAAAATCCCTGCTCACCGAGAGGAAGCCGGGTGATGTTACGGACATGCCAATCGTATCCCCCCATACGCCCCAGACAGCAGGATCCGTCACATCGAAGGGGGGCATGCCGGGGAACCGGGATTGTAACACCGCGGGAGGGGAACTTGCTCCGGTAACGAGGCCAGCTCTTCGGCAGGAGAGGCCGCGTTATCTCGATGTTCTTCCTCCCGTTTACCCGGCGGAAGCCAGAATCCGCGGGCATGAAGGCGTGGCGCTGATCGGCGCTGAAATCCTGCCGAACGGTCGGGTCGGACAGATCACGATCAGGAAAACTTCCGGCTACACCGCCCTTGACCGGGCGGCCATGAAGGCCGTCCGAGCCTGGCGGTTTGAGCCGGCCCGACACCTGGGCGCCCCCGTGGCCGTGATTGTTGATATCCCCGTCCGGTTTTCCCTGAAAGACGATTGGCACCATCACGACACGGCAACAGGCCCGAAGGGGGCTTTGGGCAGATGAAACGAAAAACGGGCGGGCGCCCGGATCTCGGGAGAGGTGTTCCCGTTCCGGGACAATACGACAGCCCAACGGGCCGAAACACACGTATTTTTTCTGCTGAAAGCCCGAAGATCAGCATGATACATGATAATGGAAAGAAACGATGGAGAAGGGGCCCCAAGGGGAATTAATCTTCCTGGATTGCGGCGGCAATGATCGCATCGGTGGCTTTTTTCAAACGTGCCGCAATGGTGTTGAATACCTGACGGAAATCCTCGGGCATCCTGTTGAATTCGTGGTCGTAATAATCCCGGTTGACAATGCCCACCGTCGTTTCCCCCATGGCTGTCGCCGTGGCGGTTCGTGGCATTTTGGAAATAAAGGCCATTTCACCGAAAATTTCGCCCGGGGGCAATACCTCCACAACCACCCGACGGCCCTTCATTTCTTTTGAAATCTCCACAGCCCCCTCTTCGATCACATAGATCCAGTCTCCATGCGTGCCCTCCTGAAAGATGACCTGCCCATCCTGAAATGTCTCGTATGAAGCAATCTGAAACATAAGCCCCTCCTTCACTTTCATTCAGTAACCTGTCATGCATTCAAACCTGTCCTGCCGCCACCAAGCCGGCAAAACGCTCGTAGGACCGGTCGTAAGTCCTTTCCACCTGATCCGGGAAAAAACAGGCCGGCAGCTCCCTGTTCCGGCGGTGATAGGTTAAACAATCACAACAACGGCCTTTCCGGACGCAAGGTTCGTAGGAACAATTACAGTGCGTCATGTTTTTTTCTTTAAGACAATCGCTCATCGCAAACCTCCCCCCTCCTGATACGGTCAGATTCCCGGCGAAAAAGTTTCATTGTGCCGACGGATTTTCCGACTCATCCATAACCGAGGCCTCAAGGTCCTTGATCTCCGGAAATAACGCTCGTACAACACCGTTTTGCAGGACGAGAACCGACTGATCTTCGCCGGTCATGGCGTAATGTCCCCATTCATTGGCTGGATACCCGATCAGGAGCATTTTCATCGAACGATCCTTGAGACGAACAGCCAAACGTAGCGGGGGCGTGATTAACCCTGCATCTCCTGGATTCAACGAATCGGCAAAGTCTGCCGCTTCCAGTTCATTCAGGATCGAAATGACCTGTTCCACCCGCCCTCCATCGGCTTTCCGGGCCACAGGCTTCACGATGAACCATCCGCCCCGGGTATCCCGATTCAACAGAATGGTTTCCTGTTCGATCTGAAAAGTCATCTCGACGATGTCATGACTCTTTAGCGAGAATATTTTTCGTTCCCGCCATAATTTCGCCGGTTTGTCGAGATGATCCCGCAAATTTCCGGGCTGCAGGATAACCTCGTCTCCATCCGTTCTCCTGATATAGGCGCTCAAGCCATCCGGCCCCTTTATCCCGACAAGAAAGCCGGCAAGCCTTTTCCCGTCTAAGTCGAAGAAAACGATCTCCGTTCCTTCACCGGCCTTCACCCCGAAAAGAGGGTGTTTGCTCCTGTTTTCGGAAACGATGTTGTCCCGTTTCAATTCCCGAATCGCCTGCAATAACGCGGTAACCTGTTTACGGTCCGCAGGGTGGTGTCTCGATTCCGTAACCAGGAACCAATTTCCATCAAGATTTTCAAAGACCAGATCGCCGTTTCCTATATCAATTTTGTTGACTTTCCATGGCTCGAAACCGGGGAAGACCAGGAGAGTGCCTTTGGACGGTCCTCCATGCAGACTGAAAGAGCCCTCGAAAAAAAAGGCTACTCCCCCCGCAGCAAGGAGTGCGATGAGCAGAATCAGATTCCGTCTGGCCTTCATTCCGTTCTCTCCTTCAGGATGCCAGTCCTTCTTCGCCGGCGCAGATAATAGCGGCCCAAACCGATCAGAATGACCAGAAGGGGCGCACCGATCATGTTTCCGTACTTGATCAGCACCTTCTGTTTTTCCGAAAGAATCGGCAGAGGCCGGCTCAACATCTTCTTGGAGCGAATTCCGATCAGATCATCTCCCCAGGTGAACCAGTCCACGGCATTGAGGAAAAATTCCGCATTACCCTGAGCGGTAATAAATGCGTCGGAAAGAAAACGCGCGTTCCCCATGACCAGGATTTTTGTGTCTTCCTGACTTCGGAGTGGCAGCCCCGTCTCTCCCGCAGCCGAATTCCGCTTGTGGTCTCCTCCACCGGGCGAGTCGGCGTAGAAGCGGGTAAATTTCCCTTCAAGAAGAATGATAAGGGGATAGGATTTGATTTCTCCCGCCGGCGGATTGAATTCTTGAGCGGGACTGATGTTGTACATCCCACGCTGGAGCCAACTGTGCGATGAAGTTCTGGCGAGGACGGTTGCGTTGACATGCGGTTTTTCAAGCACCTCCAGGGCTGCAACCCAGGGCATACTCATGGTTTCCAGGCGGTTCACGATAACGTGATCCGCAGCCAGACCTTCTTTCACCAGTTTCGGATAAAAGGCGTAAGGAACTCGGAGGACTGTAAATCCCGTCCGGAAGTTGATGGCCGTGTTAAAGCGGTCCAGCACCAGGTCCTGGGTAATCCTGACCCCATAAGTTTCAACCAGGTCTTCCAGGTTGCTGACTCGGCGCGAGGCCGTCATGGTGACGCCGTCTATGTTGACCCGGTCAATCAGAAAGAAGACTTTGCCCCCGCCCATGACATACTGGTCGATGGCACGCTTTGTTTTTTCGGGAGTCCTTTCGGGAGAAACCACCACAAGAAGATCCGTTCCGTCGGGAATGGCATCGACCGCCCCTGGGGGGAGCGTGTTCAGATCATAAAGAGGCGCCAGCATCTCCCGAACGGTTCCGAAGTTTCCATTCAGATCGTATTCCTCTCCTCCGGTTAAAAAAACAATACGCTTCCTTTCATTTTTCAGAAGTCTCAAAACCGCGCTGGTCACATCATACTCCAGGTTTTTCGCCTCCCTGACGAAGGGAATGATCTCCTGCCGGTCCTCGTAGGAAACGGCAATCCCCATGTAAACGTTGGTAATCTGGGCCTGGTCCTTCTGGTAAACATTTATCGGCACCTGGGGGATACCCATCGCCTGAACACGCTTCTGCAAAAGGGCGTCTTGCGCCGGGTCGGCGTACGTTATCCTGACTTTTTCCTTGCCGTTCACCCGGTACTCCTCGAGAAGATCGTCGATTTGCTGTCTCAAGGCGGTGAGTTCGGACGGGATTTTCTTTGAAAAGAAACACTGAATGGTTATCGGGTCGTTCAAATTGCTCACCATTTTACGGCTTGATTCGGAAAGCGTGTATATTTTATTTTCCGTCAAATCCAGCCGCATGAAATGCCGATGGGACAGAAAGTTAAGCAAAACAAGGAATCCCAGAACCACAAGGATCAGGATCGAGTCACCAAAGAGAAAACGGATCTTTCGTTGCCAACCGGACATGGATCGCTACCTGCGCCTCGTCACATAGATAACATTCATAAAGAGGAAGAAACCTGTGACGGAAAGATAGTAAATAATATCCCGAGAATCGATGATTCCCCGCTGGATACTGTTAAAGTGCCTGCCGAGTCCCATGAAGGAAAAGAAGGGAGCCCAGAATTCCGGGAGATTCGCGAGGACAATGTCCTCTCCCAGAATGAAAAGGATAAAGGATAACAAAATCGTTAAAATGAAGGCAACAATCTGGTTTTTCGTAAAATTGGAAAGAAAGAGGCCGATCGATAGATATGCGCCCCCCAAAAAACATGTCCCGAGATAGCCGCCGACCACCGGCCCCCAATCAAGTTTGCCCAGGCAACCCAGGGTCAGAGGCAGAGAAAAACTGAAGAAAACGGAGGCGAAAACAAAAAGGAAGCCGGCCATGAATTTGCCCAGGACCAGTTCGTATTCCCTGACCGGAAGGGTCAGAAGGATTTCAACCGTTCCCATTTTCTTCTCCTCGGCCCACAACCGCATCGTCACTGCCGGAATGAAGATCAAAAAAACCCAGGGGAGAAAAAAGAAAAAACCCCGCATCTGAATCTGGTTGCCGACAAAAAAACCGCGGAAGAAAAACCAGTAGGTCACGGCCAGAAAGGATATGATAAATACGTAGGCCACCGGTGAATCGAAATAGGCATTGAATTCCCGCCG from Deltaproteobacteria bacterium encodes the following:
- a CDS encoding energy transducer TonB — translated: MQISRNGPIGVCRVELRILRKIRAGDGENASWQTREYLATRPFQMFFACQNNDDTELTGKMDVRIIEGLFFTGAAHPQKPRGIGLVFHAVLFSLLLHLLTLGMLYVVVKTPLVSMGNEPTQGIIQITLSPPGKSIGLSQVVPPSVSAVEGENTFFTRAEKSETSAVKDTTRMGSPPDAKSLLTERKPGDVTDMPIVSPHTPQTAGSVTSKGGMPGNRDCNTAGGELAPVTRPALRQERPRYLDVLPPVYPAEARIRGHEGVALIGAEILPNGRVGQITIRKTSGYTALDRAAMKAVRAWRFEPARHLGAPVAVIVDIPVRFSLKDDWHHHDTATGPKGALGR
- a CDS encoding cyclic nucleotide-binding domain-containing protein translates to MFQIASYETFQDGQVIFQEGTHGDWIYVIEEGAVEISKEMKGRRVVVEVLPPGEIFGEMAFISKMPRTATATAMGETTVGIVNRDYYDHEFNRMPEDFRQVFNTIAARLKKATDAIIAAAIQED
- a CDS encoding cytosolic protein, whose protein sequence is MSDCLKEKNMTHCNCSYEPCVRKGRCCDCLTYHRRNRELPACFFPDQVERTYDRSYERFAGLVAAGQV
- a CDS encoding DUF4340 domain-containing protein; the encoded protein is MKARRNLILLIALLAAGGVAFFFEGSFSLHGGPSKGTLLVFPGFEPWKVNKIDIGNGDLVFENLDGNWFLVTESRHHPADRKQVTALLQAIRELKRDNIVSENRSKHPLFGVKAGEGTEIVFFDLDGKRLAGFLVGIKGPDGLSAYIRRTDGDEVILQPGNLRDHLDKPAKLWRERKIFSLKSHDIVEMTFQIEQETILLNRDTRGGWFIVKPVARKADGGRVEQVISILNELEAADFADSLNPGDAGLITPPLRLAVRLKDRSMKMLLIGYPANEWGHYAMTGEDQSVLVLQNGVVRALFPEIKDLEASVMDESENPSAQ
- a CDS encoding GldG family protein, with protein sequence MSGWQRKIRFLFGDSILILVVLGFLVLLNFLSHRHFMRLDLTENKIYTLSESSRKMVSNLNDPITIQCFFSKKIPSELTALRQQIDDLLEEYRVNGKEKVRITYADPAQDALLQKRVQAMGIPQVPINVYQKDQAQITNVYMGIAVSYEDRQEIIPFVREAKNLEYDVTSAVLRLLKNERKRIVFLTGGEEYDLNGNFGTVREMLAPLYDLNTLPPGAVDAIPDGTDLLVVVSPERTPEKTKRAIDQYVMGGGKVFFLIDRVNIDGVTMTASRRVSNLEDLVETYGVRITQDLVLDRFNTAINFRTGFTVLRVPYAFYPKLVKEGLAADHVIVNRLETMSMPWVAALEVLEKPHVNATVLARTSSHSWLQRGMYNISPAQEFNPPAGEIKSYPLIILLEGKFTRFYADSPGGGDHKRNSAAGETGLPLRSQEDTKILVMGNARFLSDAFITAQGNAEFFLNAVDWFTWGDDLIGIRSKKMLSRPLPILSEKQKVLIKYGNMIGAPLLVILIGLGRYYLRRRRRTGILKERTE
- a CDS encoding ABC transporter permease subunit; translated protein: MTGALALCRREFNAYFDSPVAYVFIISFLAVTYWFFFRGFFVGNQIQMRGFFFFLPWVFLIFIPAVTMRLWAEEKKMGTVEILLTLPVREYELVLGKFMAGFLFVFASVFFSFSLPLTLGCLGKLDWGPVVGGYLGTCFLGGAYLSIGLFLSNFTKNQIVAFILTILLSFILFILGEDIVLANLPEFWAPFFSFMGLGRHFNSIQRGIIDSRDIIYYLSVTGFFLFMNVIYVTRRR